A genomic region of Rhipicephalus sanguineus isolate Rsan-2018 chromosome 3, BIME_Rsan_1.4, whole genome shotgun sequence contains the following coding sequences:
- the LOC125757576 gene encoding uncharacterized protein LOC125757576, with translation MHYAIPSSQINTQALTCFVASFKCSTHQDESTGVATGVEESLHAERKFIVFESSLRDLLAKCSVCGQAVGDLKFSVVGTLVTAEGVCEQQHQLRWKSQPLVKGSGAGAGNLLLAAGMLYSGCVVASTIRCLNSVGIQTITERTFYNYQRAYLLPAVKQVMGDVTRQATAPNTSHTVCLPCRMAAFYTLSRCKSER, from the exons ATGCATTATGCAATACCAAGTAGCCAGATTAACACACAAGCACTAACATGTTTTGTGGCATCATTCAAATGCAGTACCCATCAAGACGAGAGCACTGGAGTTGCAACAGGGGTGGAGGAGTCTCTTCATGCCGAACGAAAGTTCATTGTGTTTGAGAGCTCCCTCCGAGACCTGCTTGCCAAATGCTCAGTCTGTGGCCAAGCAGTAGGCGACTTGAAGTTCAGCGTTGTGGGAACACTGGTCACTGCAGAGGGAGTGTGCGAGCAACAGCACCAGCTTCGCTGGAAAAGCCAGCCACTTGTCAAAGGTAGCGGAGCTGGGGCAGGCAACCTTCTCCTGGCTGCTGGCATGCTCTACTCGGGCTGTGTGGTGGCTTCAACGATTCGGTGCCTGAATTCCGTTGGCATACAAACCATCACGGAGCGCACCTTCTACAACTATCAGAGGGCCTACTTGCTCCCTGCAGTAAAACAG GTGATGGGCGATGTGACTCGCCAGGCTACAGCGCCAAATACCTCGCATACAGTGTGCTTGCCGTGCAGAATGGCTGCATTCTACACACTGAGCAGGTGCAAGTCGGAGAGGTAA